AACCAACTAAACCAATCAGAATTAAATAAATTATCAAGAGTGAACGAGAGATCTGGCTCCGCGACTTCACAGCAACCGCCGGCAAACGGAAAGGTGCTCCCACCAGCAAAGCTGCTGTGCTTTGGTTGATAGAGAAAAAACCTCTCTTTATAGCCAATGAAAGAGAGGGTTTTTTATTTTATGATTTGTATGAATTGGAGGAATCACAAATGACTGAAACGATTTACTCTGTATTGCCCGGTGCTGAAAGCTTTTTTTATAAAGGAAATGAGATTGGCATTCTGCTTTGCCATGGATTTGTAGGAACACCTCAAAGTGTTGGAGAACTGGGAAAACTGCTTGCTGATAAAGGCTTCACCGTTCTTGCCCCGCGATTAAAAGGCCACGGGACAAATGCTCACGAGCTTGAAGCCTGCTGTTATCTGGATTGGATCAAAGACATTGAACAGGCTTATTTAAAGCTGAAAAAAATCTGCCGGAAAGTATTTATTGCAGGTCAGTCTATGGGCGGCATCCTAGCTTTGCATTTAGCTGGCAAATACAAAGAAATCAGCGGTGTGATTACGATTAATGCTGCTTTAAGCGTGCCTGGATATGAGTCTTTCGAAGATCTGACAGAGCCAAGGTTCATTGCTGAAGGAAAACCGGATATAAAAGCAGAAGGAATCGAAGAAATTACTTACTCAGCTGTTCCAATTACAGCCGTTCATAATCTCCTTAATCTTATAAAATTTATAAAACCAAAGCTTTCAGAAGTCTCATGTCCGCTGCTCGTTTTTAAATCCGAAGAAGACCATGTCGTCCCTCCGGACAGCTCCGATACCCTTTTTGAAAATGTCTCATCATCTATGAAAAAAATCATCAGTCTAACTAACTCCTATCACGTTGCTTCCATGGATTACGATAAAGAAATTATTGCAGATAGAACCTCGGATTACATTCATTTGTGCTGTCATCCATTCTACAAAATTTCCGTTTAGCCAATGACATTCATCCGGCATTCCTGCTAAACTAAGTGCAGGTGATAAACATGTTTTTAAAATTAATCAAATTAAATAAAGAAGAGATTCCTTCGTTTGAAACGTATCCTTTTTCCATTCCTGCCATTTCACATTTGGATGAACTTAAAATTAAAAGCCCTGTTACTTTTTTTGTAGGCGAAAATGGATCCGGCAAATCGACTTTGATGGAAGCCATTGCCTATCAGTGCGGGTTTAATACCGCTGGCGGCAGCCATCATCTTTATGAAACTAGAAGCTCTCAATCTGATTTAGGAAAGTATATCAAGCTTGCCTGGATGCCTAAAATTAAAAATGGCTTTTTCCTAAGAGCTGAGTCCTTTTATCAGTTTGCATCCTATCTGGAAGAATTGAATGAAGAGCCATTGTCAGGTGACGTTTTTGGCCCATATGGCGGTAAATCGCTTCATCATCAATCACATGGTGAATCTTTTTTATCCCTCTTTCTCAATCGTTTCGGCAATGGCAAGAAAGCCGTCTATTTATTGGATGAGCCAGAGGCCGCACTTTCTCCATCAAGACAGCTGACCCTGCTCCGCATCATTCATGACTTAACAAAAGACGGCGAAGCGCAATTTATTATTGCCACACATTCTCCTATCCTTCTGGGATTTCCCGGGGCGAATA
The window above is part of the Metabacillus dongyingensis genome. Proteins encoded here:
- a CDS encoding alpha/beta hydrolase, which gives rise to MTETIYSVLPGAESFFYKGNEIGILLCHGFVGTPQSVGELGKLLADKGFTVLAPRLKGHGTNAHELEACCYLDWIKDIEQAYLKLKKICRKVFIAGQSMGGILALHLAGKYKEISGVITINAALSVPGYESFEDLTEPRFIAEGKPDIKAEGIEEITYSAVPITAVHNLLNLIKFIKPKLSEVSCPLLVFKSEEDHVVPPDSSDTLFENVSSSMKKIISLTNSYHVASMDYDKEIIADRTSDYIHLCCHPFYKISV
- a CDS encoding AAA family ATPase, whose translation is MFLKLIKLNKEEIPSFETYPFSIPAISHLDELKIKSPVTFFVGENGSGKSTLMEAIAYQCGFNTAGGSHHLYETRSSQSDLGKYIKLAWMPKIKNGFFLRAESFYQFASYLEELNEEPLSGDVFGPYGGKSLHHQSHGESFLSLFLNRFGNGKKAVYLLDEPEAALSPSRQLTLLRIIHDLTKDGEAQFIIATHSPILLGFPGANILSFDSESIAEIDYTETDHYQITKYFLEKSQSVFGRAF